The proteins below come from a single Cupriavidus sp. WKF15 genomic window:
- a CDS encoding type II toxin-antitoxin system VapC family toxin, translated as MIGLDTNVLVRYFAQDEPVQAKQATELIESLTADSPGYVTQVALVEVVWVLGLAYSADRDEITQVVETLLRTKELVVESAETVWKALRLYGGSSADFADCLIERMCHDAQCEYTMTFDTKAAKGAGMRLMK; from the coding sequence ATGATTGGTCTCGACACGAATGTGCTAGTCCGGTACTTCGCGCAAGATGAACCTGTGCAGGCTAAGCAGGCAACCGAACTGATCGAGTCGCTGACTGCGGACTCCCCGGGTTATGTCACACAGGTGGCCCTTGTCGAAGTCGTGTGGGTATTGGGACTGGCTTATAGTGCGGACCGCGATGAAATCACGCAGGTGGTCGAGACGCTGCTACGGACGAAGGAATTAGTAGTCGAATCGGCGGAAACAGTCTGGAAGGCATTGCGCCTTTATGGCGGATCATCGGCCGATTTCGCCGACTGCCTAATTGAACGGATGTGTCACGACGCGCAGTGTGAATACACAATGACGTTTGACACGAAAGCGGCCAAGGGCGCCGGAATGCGGCTCATGAAATAA
- a CDS encoding AbrB/MazE/SpoVT family DNA-binding domain-containing protein: MASATVTSKGQVTIPVDVRTHLGLSTGDRIEFVLNEQTGRYEVVPATRSVTALKGIIRKPSKPVSIDDMNAAIAEQGASAR; this comes from the coding sequence ATGGCTTCTGCAACCGTGACATCAAAAGGGCAGGTTACGATTCCTGTGGATGTGCGGACCCATCTGGGCCTGTCTACGGGGGACCGGATCGAATTCGTGCTCAATGAACAGACGGGACGATATGAAGTGGTCCCTGCTACCCGTTCGGTAACCGCTCTCAAGGGCATTATTCGCAAGCCCTCTAAGCCGGTCTCGATCGACGACATGAACGCAGCGATAGCGGAACAAGGGGCTTCCGCCCGATGA
- a CDS encoding type IV toxin-antitoxin system AbiEi family antitoxin domain-containing protein — protein sequence MELSSRYDVIKRLQAELPRGAPFDLAVLSQFGVSPQLAAHYVDGGWLVRLAQGVYAYPNDDFSVYGALLFLQRRVPGLHVGGKSALAWQGVRHNLGSRDALVLWGDNRFPLPTWFTKRFPGRYVHAHLFDWPDDELTRKTLTTPPSLPEGLHVATPERAMLELLYEVGVKQSLEEARNLFDGLRSPRKDLLGRLLTCCTSVKAVRLFLTWARETNLVDVDTLLEQYAVRTGSPKRWMSRLDDGTLLSLKPRG from the coding sequence ATGGAGTTAAGTTCCAGATATGATGTAATCAAGCGTCTACAGGCGGAGCTGCCCCGCGGAGCCCCGTTCGACCTTGCCGTGCTGAGTCAATTCGGCGTCTCGCCCCAACTCGCCGCCCATTACGTCGACGGCGGGTGGCTCGTGCGTCTCGCTCAAGGCGTCTACGCGTATCCGAACGATGACTTCAGCGTCTACGGCGCATTGTTGTTCCTCCAGAGGCGGGTGCCGGGGCTTCATGTCGGTGGCAAAAGTGCGCTGGCCTGGCAAGGTGTGAGGCACAACCTCGGCAGCCGGGATGCACTGGTGCTATGGGGAGACAACCGCTTTCCCTTGCCGACCTGGTTCACGAAGCGTTTTCCCGGGCGCTACGTCCATGCTCACCTGTTCGACTGGCCCGACGACGAATTGACACGTAAAACCCTGACCACCCCTCCGAGCCTGCCAGAAGGGTTGCACGTTGCCACCCCCGAACGCGCCATGCTCGAACTGCTGTACGAGGTGGGTGTCAAGCAAAGCCTTGAAGAGGCTCGTAATCTCTTCGACGGGTTGCGCTCGCCCCGAAAGGATCTGCTGGGACGCTTGCTGACCTGCTGTACCAGCGTGAAGGCAGTACGCCTGTTCCTCACATGGGCACGCGAAACGAACCTCGTGGACGTGGATACCCTGCTGGAACAGTACGCGGTACGTACTGGCAGCCCCAAGCGCTGGATGAGCCGACTGGACGACGGCACTTTGCTTAGCCTAAAACCCCGTGGATAA